In the Heptranchias perlo isolate sHepPer1 chromosome 4, sHepPer1.hap1, whole genome shotgun sequence genome, GGCCATCAAACCCATCAGTGGTACCCTATCCATGCACCATCTGCCCAACCACTATTAATGTTAAACTCTTAAGCAAggaaaaaacaaaacagaaaaaaaattggcCAATTTTAGGGAAAAAAAACTCGAGGAAATTTCTCCCCGTCTGCCGAAAGCAATCAATAAGCACAAGGAGACCAAGGTTGCTCACCCATGACATTTCACAAGGCGCTATTAACCCGTTCTTCCCATTACGTTTCAATGTCCTTAAGGACATAGTATTGTAGAGGATTGTAATAGAACCTTTCCATCCATCAGGCCAATCCCAAAGGTTGTAGACTTCATTACCCACTTTATCCCTCATACCTTTCAAAAGGCCAGTCTGCCAAAAGTTTAACCATTATTCTCTTGAAATTAGTAACATCATCTGGTTCCTTGGATGCGCTATTCCACACATGAAGAAAATATATCTCAACTGTGCACTCACCTTTTGTTGTCTAAGCTTGAACCCACATTCTCTTGTCTTGGACCTTGTACTATTGTTGAGTTTCTTGCTGGGATCCAGTTTATCTATTTGCTTTAAGACCTTAAaagtttcaataagatcaacTCTAAACCACCTTTTTCCAAAGTAAACATTCCCAGTACCCATAGACATTCCTCCTAAATGAAGTGTTCAATCACacttataaagaaagacttgtatttatataatgtctttcgcgacgtcaggacatcccaaagtgttttacagcccatgaagtacttttgaagtggagtcactgttgtaggaaacacggcagcttatttgcacacagcaagatcccacaaacagcaatttgatgatgaccacatcatctgttggttgagggataaatattggccaggacaccaggactactccgctgctcttcttcgaatagtgccatgggatcttttacatccgtttgagagggcagatggagcctcgatttaacgtcttgttcgaaagacggcacctttgacagtgcagcactccctcagtactgcactgtctaatcagcctagattatgtgcacaggtctctgtagtgggacttgaacccacaaccttctgacacagagacatggctgcaccaTAGTTGTCCTTCTTTGTTCACCCCCCAAAATCAGGGTAAACTCCCTGTGGTACGGTGACCACAATTATGCACAATACTCAAATTAGATGGGTTCAAAAATTGTGGGGATGTATGGGGGATGAGGGTagtttgcatagactaggcttgtattcccttgagtatagaagagtaagggatgatctaattggggtgtttaagatgattaaaggatttgatagggtagatagagagaaactatttcctctggtgagggagtcgcggacaaaggggcataaccttaaaattagagctaggccgttcaggggtgatgtcaggaagcgcttcttcacacaaagggtagcggaaatcaggaacactctcccccaaaaagctgttgaggctgggattcaattgaaaatttcaaacctgagattgatagatttttgttagacaaagggtattaagggttacggaaccaacaTATGTCGatggaagttaagatacagatcagccataatctaattgaatggcggaacaggctcgaggggctgaatggcctcctcctgttcctatgtttctatgttcctagcaTTACACAGCGTGCtggaacaccaatatttaacggAACCCTCGCATATATCTTTATTTACTATTAATAAATAGCATTAAGAACAGCTAAATCACTGCTTTGGAATGTAAATCATTGCTGATTCTTACCAATGAAATACAGATACGTCCATTTCACGAAGGCCATGATCAGAATCCCTGAAGAAAAGGACACCATTCCAATCACTATCATGGAGAAGTCCTTTGTCCATTTACAAAATAAACAAACACCAAGAAAGCTGGTGAAGTAGATGGCATACTCTGATGCGTTTCCATACCCAACCCAGACAGCATTCCACTGGAGAGGCTTCTTCAGTACAAAGATGGGCAGCACATCTATTGCCCCTTTTGTAGCTATGTCATAGAGTATCCCAGCCCCAATTAAGAGGGAGAAAGTGACTTTGTCCGGATAATGTTTATCCTTATGAGCATCTGCAGCCAAAGAGTGTGGCTTGATTCGGTGAACTGTGTCCATTACCCTTGACATTTCCTCTGTTTGTCCATTCACAGATATTAGATTTTCTATCTCATCATTACCCTCAAATCTTGAAATGCTTCCCGTTTCATCAATAGATATCCTATTAGCTTGTTGAGCTTCATGAATTAAGCTGTTCTTATACGAAGATCCTACATTGTCACATTGTGACTTATCCGTAAATCTTGCATTTGCCTTATTAAGTTTTTTGTCACTATGAGGTCCAGATGCTTTTATTTTGGGTGGGACCTTTAGTGCCAAAATGCAATAAGACAGGCTGAAAAAATACAGAGCAAGTGAACAAGCGACCAATATACTGCCATTGGAATTTGGGCTCTTAAAATGGAGGAAGATGTATCCTGATAATATGCTTCCTATGAAGCCTGCTAGCCCATAAGTGCATTCAGTTGTGATAAGCCTGATGGACCTCTTGTTCTCTGAGGAGGTAATGGAAACCAGTGCCATGACTCCAGTCCAATACGCAGTAAACCCTCCACTCAGACCATTCAACGTCGCTGTTGCAAACATCATGTCCAAGGGTAGGTCCCAAAGAATGACAAGGAGGAGCAGGGACCTGGAGATGAGACAGCCCAACAGAGGCACGATGATGGTGATCTTCCTGGACCTGAGGTCTCCAAGCTTGGCAAAGTAGAAGGTGGACAGAATGGTGAGCAGCCTTGACAGAGTATTGTAGATTATGTAGAAGTGAGAAACACAATCCTGCTCTTCATCTTCGGTGGTATCATTAGCTGACATAGGGCTGCAGGTAGAAGAGTTTATAGCAGAATACCTTGCTTGTACCATCATCAAGAGAGCAGTGTCGTAGAAAGCACTGGCAATCTGGTCCAAGGCTACCACAGGTTCAATGAACGAACGCAGAAATTCACACATTTTACCAGTATTGTAATTGCTTCAATGATTTGGTCTGCTTTCCTTCTAATCATTTGAGGAAGTGAAAAGATAGTAGTTTGATTCCATGTCATGACGATTATAGGGAAGTGATGTAATAAAGTCTGTTAAGTAGCCTGTCAAAAGCAGAATAGGTGGTTCTGTATTATGGAGGAAATGCTAGCTTAGTCTAAAATCACCCATAGTTTTTCATAAGTTATTTTAGATCTCTTTTTACCCTTTTCAGGCCTCCATATACTGGACTGAGCGAAAAGGAAACAGATTCTTTCCGGGTCTCTGCCACTTATGCTCATAAATGGATATAAACGAacgaaagaactcgcatttatataccgcctttcatgacctcaggatgtcccaaagcgctttacagccaatgaagtactttttgaagtgtagtcactgttgtaatataggaaacacagcagccaatttgtgcacagcaagctcctaaaacagcaatgagataatgaacagataatctgttttagtgatgttggttgagggagaactcccctgttcttcttcaaagtagtgccgtgggatgttttacatccacttgagagggcagacatctcatccaaaaggtggcactccctcagtattgcactggaatgccagcctaggttttgtgctcaagtgtctggagtgggatttggaacctacaaccttctaactcagagatgagaatgctacccactgaggcacAGCTGACAGCTTTTGTCATATGGTGTTATTGTTTACTTGTTAATTCATtttgagctgagtgtgtgagataTTTCAGTAACATTTAAATAGTTCCTGTTTGGCAAATGGAAAACTgtttacaacagcaacaacaacttgcatttatatagaggaacatttacctgaggaaggaggaagcctccgaaagcttgtgaatttaaaataaaattgctggactataacttggtgttgtaaaattgtttacatttatatagcgcctttaacatagtagaacatctcgaggtgcttcacaggagcgtaatcaaacaaaatatgaaaccaagccacataaagacatattaggacagatgacgaaTAGCTTAGGCAAGCAACCTGATCTTTTATCAACTTATGAAGGACAATGGCTAACTTTCAAAagcaaaagacaaggaagtagctaGGTGAGCTGCTACACTGCAGCAGTTAACAGCTGGCTCAGATAGAAGGATACATTTTGTGAGGCTCAGCCCTACGGAATTGGTGAGCAtgagcttggtgggcaagggactGCCAGGGAGGAGAGAGCAAGGACATATGGAAGTTAAAAATAaatctgttgcccgtatcctaactcgcactaagtcccattcacccatcacctctgtgctcactgacctacactggctcccagtccggcaatgcctcaagttttaaaattctcattcttgttttcaaatccctccacggcctcgcccccttcctatctctgtaacctcctccagccctacagccctccgagatctctgcgctcctcctcttgcgcatccctgattttcatcgctttaccattggcggccgtgccttcagcctaggccctgagctctggaactccctccctaaacttctccgcctctctacctctctctctcctccttttagacgcttccttaaaacctgcctctttgaccaagcttttggtcacctgtcctaatatctcctcgtgtggctcggtgtcaaagttttgtttgataatcactcctgtgaagcagcttggaacattctactatgttaaaggcgttatataaatgcaaattgttgttgctgttaaAAGAAAGTTGTGCTTCTCAGAGTGCACCATGTGGTGAGGTACTGCACCAGACAACTCAAGTAGATTCTAGATTTGACCCTGAGGTCTAtactgaattaactgatctcactGGCAGTGTGGGCACTATAGTGTTTACAGACTgatgtggggttggggtgggggggagcgggagaCAGAATTTTCACTCCTCATCGCTGTCCGTTGACTATCGCTGGAAAGTGCGCGTTTGTGGCTGTTGGATGAGGATAGGGTTGGCTGTCAATCGTTAACTCACTAAATACTAGAGGGGTACTGTGGCCGCAATAACATCAATAACAAATCCTCATAACAGGCAGGAGTTTTTTGATAAATGAAGTGGAGAAAAATACTTTATATTGACATTACTTTCGCAAAGATTTTCAAGGTTATGAAAGAGTTTGGGAAGTAAATAGTGAAGGATTGTTTACACTGgtcggtgaatcagtaacaagggggcatcaACTCTGGGCTATCACTAGAAAATTCAATGGAGAAGTTAGAAGACATTTTATGACACAGAgaattattagaacatggaatgctttaccacaaatgCGTATTGAGGCAGAGGATGCAGCTTCATTTAACAGGAAATTGGatatttgaaatggaaaaatagaAGAGGAtaaaggggaaagggcagggaaatgggattggagtagattgctcccattgaagagctagcacttgcacaggcaagatgggctgaatgatctccttCAGTACTGAAGGATATCaagggttaaggaaccaaggcagatagatggagttaagatacagatcatccatgatctaactgaatggaggaacaggttcgaggagctgattggcctacacctgttcctatgttccaatattcCTACTGGAATTTCTATGATTCCTAACATCTGGCAGGGCCACTGGATATCTAGGGACAGGATGTGATAGGAAGTGGAAAGTGTGAAATCAATCATTCAGTGTTTCAGGTCCTCAAGACACCTTTGAAGGTTTAAAACAAGGAGCAGCAGTGATCACAATTCAGGCCTAGGTCCACCAACTGTGCAGCTCAGTTCCTTGTGAGGAAAACAAtcaaaaaattgcaacaattttgcCCACACAATGAATCCCCACACATAAAGCTGAATAAACACAAGAGAAAAATTAAGCAAAGCCAGATTTTATTGCAACATAGTCCTGCATAGTGATAAACATCTTTGATACTCCATTGGAGCTCTCCTTACAAAAATACCGAGCCAATATTcactttaaaatatatttataattCCATAAAGTTTAGGCATTGTTTGGATAACTACATAATAAAAGTTCATAACATCAGATCTAgaaaataaagtttcaatactttgGCGTTACCAACAAAAAATCTGAACTGCTCCAAGTATTCTGCTGGACCAGTTATGTTAGTGAGCCATTGTGAACATCTTGTGCAAttttgaataaacaggaactcctgTCTGATTGGCTGACTTACTgaagactgattttttttcaatggTCAGTACCACACcttataacacaccctgcttcACCACATATACCTTACATTATCACATATACCTACATTATCACATATACCCTACATTATCACATATATCCTACACTTTAATGCATCCTACATCATAACAGATCTCGTGTTATCAAATATACTATACCTTACTGCGCGTATACCCTTCATTATAACACACCTTTTGCTACAACATATATCCAAACCTTATAGCATATTTGATGCTGTGTACAACTATATATTGCGATGTTATTACGTTATATAACCTACACTACGCACCCTATAGTATCACATATATCCAATATAATATCACACTTTGTGCTATCACATCGCCTACATTATTACACACCCATGTTATCATATATTATCTATATTATAGCACACATCCTATACTATCATTGTCCTCACATTAACAGACACACATCATATTAGGACTAACACTCTACCTATCATTTGTCCTGGACTTTATTTCCCATCTGCAGCTGTACAATTTCTATTAGTGGGAGCTGTGTTGGCACCAACTGTGCCATTTCCAACTCTCtttaagaactaggagcagagaGTTATGGCTAGAGCCCATTGGATAGAGTAATATTCcatagagaaaggaatagaaggatatgctgatggggttagatgaagtagggtggaagaagactcatgtggagcataatcaccagcatggaccagttgggccaattggcctgtttttgtgccgaaaattctctgtaattctatggatAGTAGAGGTGGTGTCTCTTGAGCAGGGCAACTCACCATTTCCAGCTGACTTTCAGCTACTGCTGGGGGTGAAAGGAAAAGTTCAGATAGAATCTCAATTGTTCTCTTCCCTGGTGATCGATTTCCTTAAACTTGAGCTGAGAACGTCAATGCTGTATAAACCGAAAGTCTATCCTCTTAAGTGGTGGGACAGAATTTTGGGAGAAAATACTTATCAGCAAACAAAAAGAAAAGTGACCACAGTTCAGGAAGGTTATGTGCCCACAGCAAGATGCAGAATCCCCCCAAAATAGACTGGGCAAAACCCACTGCAAGTAGACTTAAAGAAATATTCAATATATTCACGCAGGGCAAAGGTGGTATTATTACGCTCTGCCAGATGCCTGACTTAACAGCACAATTTTCAGTCAACCAAAGGAACCCAACTAAACGCCCTAATAAGTTTAAAATCATCCACATTACTTCCTTGTGTTCCTTTTTTTTGTGCTAGATCCTAAACGTATATAGTAAAGACACAGCATAAAATGTAGAATCAGGTCATGGCAATGAGAAATCATCACTGAAAACATAAAACTGCACATTTGCACACTCACAGGtacacggggatagggcgggggagtgggactggctggattgctcgtgcatagggccggcatggactcgatgggctgaatggcctccttccgtgctgtaaccgttctatggtTTTATGATTCTAAGCATAATCTCAACTTGTAGTCATTGAATACAATACTACATTATCCACACGGTACAGCGTTATAAACATCAAGCAGGAGCTGCTTCTCAAACTGAAACTGTTAAGAACACACATTGGTACTAAATTCAGGAGGTTCAGGCAGGGTGTGCTATTGAGAAGTACTGACCTTTACATCTTAGCCCGTGAGGTTAGGGAAATTCTAGCAGAATCGTTGGAGTTTGCCTCCCTATTTAAAGGGTACTGTCATCACATTCAGGACTTTTCAACCAGACTAAGTCCCTTGAAGAGCCAGGAGCAGCCTGCTCAGAAACCTCAGCTGACAGTCCCTCTTATTAGGCCGCTGGAATAAGTTAGCATTCCCACAGATTCTATCAGTTGCAGTGCTAACCTGAGCGACAGGTTATTTTTCTTGTTATCTATTTACATGATTGCAGTGCTCTTCAAGCTCTCTTTTTGACCATCCCCCTGAATCTGGTAACTGTGTGATTTTCATAAacttagctttttttttaaacaagaaaaAGCTCAACATTTTTCATAATTTGCCATTACATTTTGGGTGGAGAAACCTttttcagagagaaaaaaaaatcaatcaaaacACACAGAAGTATAACTACTTCTGCTTTGGCACTCCTGATCAAAATGGTCGTGCAAAACAAAAAGAGACAATAGACCTGCCCCTTTAAGGGAGACAGTTAATGCAGACTTATCCCTATTCAGGGTTCCAAACGATAAGCTTTCACCTGTCTGCTTTCTTTAAGAATGGCGGCCTCATCTGTAAAGTCCAGATCAGCAGACATTTCATTCGGTGAAGTGAAGCGAATAGGACTCTGTAAATAAAATAGAGAAGGGAAACCTCAAGGAACAACTGCTAATTGATCCTGATTGTCACACTTTAGCTTTTATATTAACCAGTAGTCTTTCCTTTTTAATGTTCCCCCTTGACGAGTTTTTCTGTGTTCAGATCAAAACGTGGCAGAGACCACAGGAAAAAGTCATAAATCTTCCAACAAACGATTATGTTGCTATCAAGCTGACTGGTGtatctgacccccctcccccccacaccaaataaggTAGTGCACCCCACACAACTTCATTTCCTCTTAAAATGCCTCTTCTAGTCTCCAGGTTGCAGACCTTCCTGAAAAGGAATGAACAACATAGGACACACAaaaaggttgccaaccctccaggattggcctggagtctccaggaattgaagattaatctcctgggcatTGCTGTGAGCAAACATGGGAGAACTATCATAGGGGtatattaaaaaatgttttttttcattttctttgaatattattagttataaaaatattggagatggtaaaaaaaaggctgtttgactgacagtcaagaatcatccgatCAGGTttatttgctttccaattggctgtgggaagtgTGGGGCGGGGAGGagcgtgaggatggacatgtcaggcgaccaatggcgggagcgtgggggcggggcagttggagccaggaggtcatgtgatgaaagctccaggaatacgtccaaccagggtTGGCAGCCCTATCAAGAGGCTAAAAACTGTTCAGCAAAAATTCCCCTGTTATAGTTTCACTAACTCAAAAGTGCAAGAATGTTGTAAAATGGTTCACGTAGATGTAACACTGATTTCTTGGGTCTATAATAAAAGGGCTTTGAGTTGCTTTGGGATGAACAATAAGTCAACCATCAGTCAGCCTGTTAACATTACTGGTGTCACATAACAGACTatagaacagcaaatgaaccagcGCACAGGTCTGTGGTAAAGACACAGCTTTAAATGCAGAATCACATTACGGTAATGGAGAAACATCATTGAAAACCTAATGTGCTTGTGTAAACTCACAGGTACACGAGCATAATCTCAATGTGCAACAATACACATATATATGAACACAAAATATGTGATAGGTTAGTGACTCCCTTTATCTGCAAGATTAGCTCCTCACTCAGTCCGGTAATTATCATTTGTACATCAAAATTGTCAGCTCGTTGGATTACTGATGAATCATTTTTTCATCGAACAGATTGCAtatcacacacacaaataaaggaaaaaataaacccagaaatgtATAATAGGCTGTAAAATACAATTGCTGATATCTAGATACTTTCTGCTATGGTGAAGGGCTTCAACAGTTTTAAGTGGAGTTGGAGTCGAGCAGTAAAGTATTGCGGCCTATGTCTATATTGTTCTATCTACACTCATAACACATGCACATGAGGTACTGAGAAAAAAGGCAAGGAACCGCATAGCATGAAATCACAGCACTGGCACAATATCATCCCAACTCTGTTGGCAGCACAGGATACTTCGGATGGAAGTTAATAGTCTTGTCTTGGAGTATTGCTTtattgagagaaagaaaaactacaCTTGAGTAAATCTGGCGGCCCTTAACAATCTTTAATAGATGAAAAGCACAGGAATAAATACCACAATTCTTTGTAAGTCTCAAATTATTACCAGCTGAAAAAGAAAAACATGCAGTTATCATGCCAGGTCCTTCTGTCCTCTTAATTATGTTAACCTGACTATTTTGTTCAGTGCCTCTGGGGCCCAAAGACTAAAGGAATATTTATATATGCAACACAGTTTCTGCAGAAGCCACATGGACTATCTGACTAACCTTATATATAATCTGTGCTCTTTAGTTCAATGCTGGAGTCCTGTTttctgctgtttcctgtctccaccccccccacccccccaaccctctcAATGCTGGTAAATAAACTGCATGTAATGCAGACACGTTTTGACTGTACTGCAACTGACTCAGTCACTCACAAAAACAAGGGACATGCAGAGAATTGACTGAGGCCGACATTCACAATCTTGTCGCTTcaaccagaaaaaaaaattacctttagAAAAGTTTAGGACGCTTCAGTGTAACCATTTGGTTTGGTTGACTTGGGCTGTATGTTGCCAAAAAAAAGTCAACTGCTCTGCATTTCTGTCTTCTCACCGATCAGCCATCCCAAAGAAACGGGGGcgatttctttccctttctctccatgTCCTTCCCCTCCCCTGGTCTGTAGCGATAAACAAGATCGCCCCTTTGGATTTCAATAGGGCGCGCACTATTCGCTGTAATAAATTAAGAAAATAAAAGcaaatcctttataaaacatggGTCTGTCGCTCACAGAGTTAGCAGTTGGAATAGTGGACTGTTTCTTTGCTGCTGTCAACTTCTACAGTGTATGAATAATACCGTGTAGGATAAGGTTATGCACCAAAGAAGGGAGTGGGAGTTTCAATTGAGCCTGAAACTCTGCAGTTAACAGGTCAATATAACCGATTAGAGTGCCACCAAGTGGAATTTGCTGCTCAGATGAAGACCCTGGCCATCCTTGAAGATGAAGAACCACATCTCTTCTGCTGCTTTTCTCTCAGGGGTGTGTACGAAAAATGATGACTTTAAATTAAGAGGGAAGAAATAAAAGTGTACGAACGTTGTAAGATCTGACCATGGCTGCGTACAAGGAAGCGAACACCACTGGAAATCTGAGCGCCTGTGGATTAAACACAACCCCCGGGGCACAATGAAATCCAGGGACGCTAGCAGTATTTATACATATATGAGCTATTGGCTCTTCACATTCTGCAGTCACCGTCAGGGAATCCATGCTTTTTTTTTGTCGTTGTTGCAGTTTCTGGGTTGAATATTAAAACACAGAAGCTTCTCTCCATTTACCGTTTCATCATGCTCGCAAAGTTGACTTGTAGATTCTTCTGCGAAGAGTGCGGCTTGGCTTTGCCTGAATAAATACGCTGCATTGTACCCGTCCTTCAGCCAAAACAAAAGGGGATTCTTGACCTTTTCCTGATGATAGAATTACTGCTTCTCTTCATGGTTGGCATAAATGCCAGCCTCCCAGCGTAGGGCCATGGCGCTCTTTCGACGGGTCACCCTGGTAGCCTCAAGGACCTGGAAGAGTTGCAAACCCCCCGCCCCAAGAGAAGTGAGCAAAAaggggagagaagagaaggaaaaaaaaaatcaaagatcaacaaaggcttGAAATGAAAATCCCTTTCTTCAAAGTGAACTCCCATCATGCTAACAGGTTACTCTATCCCTGTGCAAATCCTctattaaaaccttcctcttcaaAAAGGTGCATGTTCCGATATCTACACCTTAGATAATCTTCTCGTAATGGCTTTTTATCCCCCCATTTGGTGGAGATAAAACGGAAAACAGAATGCGAGGAATCggaaataaaaagggaaaacaCTGGAAATGCACTGCAGATCcattagcatctgaaagagagatGGGTTAGTGTTTTAGGTGTGACCCTGTGTCACGACAGTTTAAACATtaatctttcagatgctgaccaatCTGCTGTGCTTTTCCTCTTTTTATTTTACATCGTTCCTTTGTCACCTAATGAAccgttcaaactgaacagagtttGCAGCTCATGACATTAGCAGTGAAACAGTTCAATAAGAtccggagggagtgggagaaacaTAAATTTAACAATATAAATTAATGTATCAATTCAGATTTAGATTCATGTGGAAAACTCCTGGAATAGTCACAGAATTTTTAAACAGTATTCTCTGGCACGCTAAATCCAAACTCTGTTACAGCACCATCTTTTGTAGTCGCAAGTCTAAATAGTTTTAAAGATGAACATTAATTGACTTTTACTTACAGATTAGGGAACTAAGTAGTGGATTTAACAGCAATAATGAACAAATGGACCAACTGTAATGATGCTGTTACCTTGGCAGTGACTGGTTCAGCCTTCAACTTGACCTTATTCCAATGCAGTCACTGGCACTGTGTAGGCCACTGACACAGGCAAAAACCTTCTTACCCCCTTTTTTGTTCGGCCTCATTTCCAACTTGCgagcacagtattctaaatgaggaACTGGGTAGCTGTTCACATTCCCAATGTTTGCTGTTAGTCACTCAACTGGGAGCGTCACTTTGAGAAGGAAGTGGGTATATAAATGAAAGGTAGAAACTAAAGATGGCATTCTTTTTATCGGCTTACCTAGGCTGGATTGATTCACAGTCGTTACATGATGGTGTCCATCCTTCCATGTTGAGACAGTGTTCAAGACTCCCTCTTGCGAGCAGTTCGATTTCAAAAGAGGGAGTCTGGAACTTGTAGTCTCAACATGGACTTTTACTCTCTTCAATCACGACACATATAAATAAAATTAATTGGAATAAAACACACTGAATTAATAAATTCCAGACAAGACGGTGCCTCTGAGAATATTTATTAGTCTGGTGGAATACTTGAATGGGAAGGGCCAAAGAATTGGACTGTGGCCTGAGACTGCATGGTCCACACAACTGAATGTTGTGACCGCTATAAACAGTGTAAAGATTGGTCAGGTGTGAAATTGTGATTGATAAGCAATTAAAagcgtctcacacacacactttcaatGTGTCCAAACGCTATCGTCACATTCAGTTATTTTGAGGCAGTATTgcgaatgcatttttttttaaacagaggcatTCTTTCATAAAGGACTAGGTGTCGTCAAGCAGAATCTCAAGCATAGCCGACACTGGATACCATGTTCGAGCCCAGCCTAGG is a window encoding:
- the LOC137321260 gene encoding solute carrier family 46 member 2 isoform X1, producing the protein MCEFLRSFIEPVVALDQIASAFYDTALLMMVQARYSAINSSTCSPMSANDTTEDEEQDCVSHFYIIYNTLSRLLTILSTFYFAKLGDLRSRKITIIVPLLGCLISRSLLLLVILWDLPLDMMFATATLNGLSGGFTAYWTGVMALVSITSSENKRSIRLITTECTYGLAGFIGSILSGYIFLHFKSPNSNGSILVACSLALYFFSLSYCILALKVPPKIKASGPHSDKKLNKANARFTDKSQCDNVGSSYKNSLIHEAQQANRISIDETGSISRFEGNDEIENLISVNGQTEEMSRVMDTVHRIKPHSLAADAHKDKHYPDKVTFSLLIGAGILYDIATKGAIDVLPIFVLKKPLQWNAVWVGYGNASEYAIYFTSFLGVCLFCKWTKDFSMIVIGMVSFSSGILIMAFVKWTYLYFIARAVMMFALIPLPTIRSVISKQIEGTSYGKAFGVLQILLTLTGVIASTIFLKIYMSTQGWYPTLCFILSSIISCLSVIPIIIVERRLSEPSGYSRIPED